From Sphingomonas sp. PAMC26645:
TCCACGCGCTCGTCCGCTACGCCGCGCCCGTCCTCTGCTTCACCGCAGAAGAAGTGTGGCAGTCACGCTTTCCCAACGATGACAGCTCGGTGCATTACCTCGAATGGCCGTCGCTGCCCGAGGTGGAGGATGGCGTCGAAGTCGGGAAGAAGTGGACGCAAATCCGTGCCCTTCGCGAAACGGTTACCGAAGCCATCGAACCCATGCGTCGCGAAAAGACCGTGCGTTCGAGTTTGGAGGCAGAGGTTACGATCAAATCGATGTCGCCTCTCGCGCCGACTGAAGCTGCGGAACTGGCCGAAGCGTTCATCGTCGCCAAGGTCACGCCGGGCGATGCGGTCACCGTGACGCGGACTGACTTCCACAAATGCGGCCGCTGCTGGCGCCACCTCCCCGAGGTGACGGTCGACGGCGAGCTCTGCAACCGATGCGACGAGGTAGTGGCCGATGCGTAACCTGCCAAAAGCCGGGTTCGGCGCGGCGATCGCGCTCTTCCTGGCCGACCAGCTCAGCAAATGGGCGGTGACCAAGCCGCTCGGGATCGATTCGCTCGGCGAGTCGCAGACGATCACGTCATTCTTCGACCTGCGCTTCGTGCCGAACATCGGCATCTCGCTCGGGCTGCTCCCCGCCGACGGACACCTGACCCGATGGGCGCTGGTGCTGCTGACCGGCGCGATCGCGGTCGGCGTCGCGGTGTGGATGACGCGCGAGAAGAACCCCGCAGATCAGGTCGCGCTGGGCTTCGTACTCGGCGGCGCGATCGGCAATATCCTCGACCGGATCCGGCTCGGCTACG
This genomic window contains:
- the lspA gene encoding signal peptidase II; this translates as MRNLPKAGFGAAIALFLADQLSKWAVTKPLGIDSLGESQTITSFFDLRFVPNIGISLGLLPADGHLTRWALVLLTGAIAVGVAVWMTREKNPADQVALGFVLGGAIGNILDRIRLGYVVDFCDLHIGEWRPFLVFNVADAAITVGVLVLLVRALLVREKPPVENSHA